From the genome of Chanodichthys erythropterus isolate Z2021 chromosome 17, ASM2448905v1, whole genome shotgun sequence:
TAATTGTGCCATCACCATGTACCTTTACAGGTTCAATAGAATATGTATTTTTCATGTtcaggtatatatatatatatatatatatatatatatatatatatatatatatatatatatatatatatatatatatatatatatatatatatatatatatatatatatatatatatatatatacatatatacatatatacatacatacatatacatacatatacatacatatacatacatatacatacatatacatatatatatatatatatatacacatatacatatacatatatatatatatatatatatatacacatatacatatacatacatatatatacatatatatacacatatacatatacatatatatatatatatatatacacatatacatatacatacatatatatatatatatatatatatacacatatacatatacatacatatatatacatatatatacacatatacatatacatatatatatatatatatatatatatatatatatatatacacatatacatatacatacatatatatatatatatacacatatacatatacatacatatatatatatatatatacacatatacatatatatatatatatatatgtatatgtatatgtgtatatatatatatatatatatatatatatatatatgtgtgtatgtatatgtatatatatatatatatacatatatacatacatacatacatacatacatacatacatacatacatacatacatacatacatacatacatacatacatacatatacatacatacatatacatacatacatatacatacatatacatacatatatatatatatatatatatatatatatatacacatatacatatacatatatatatatatatatatatatatatacacatatacatatacatacatatatatacatatatatacacatatacatatacatatatatatatatatatatatacacatatacatatacatacatatatatatatatatatatatatatatatatatatacataaacatatatatatatatatatatatatatatatatatatatatatatatacacatatacatatacatacatatatgtatatgtgtatatatatatatatatatatatatatatatatatacacatatacatatatatatatatatatatatatatgtatatgtatatgtgtatatatatatatatatatatatatatatatatatatatatatatatatatatatatatatatatatatttcgtGTTACactaaagaaaaataatatttcatatatatatacacatatacatatacatatatatatatatatatatacacatatacatatacatacatatatatatatatatatatatatatatatatatatacatatacatatatatatatatatatatatatatatatatatatacacatatacatatatatatatatatatatatatatgtatatgtgtatatatatatatatatatatatatatacacatatacatatatatatatatatatatatatatgtatatgtatatgtgtatatatatatatatatatatatatatatatatatatatatatatatatatatatatatatatatatatatatatatatatatatatatatatatatgtatatgtgtatatatatatgaaatattatttttctttagtGTAACACGAAATAAGAAGTTGCAGAATGTTTTTACAATGAATGTAAATCAGGGATGGGCCTGTCAAGCTTCCCaaaaaactataaaactataaaacaaccataaaattaataaaccataaaagAACCACACAATTTTTATGATGTCCTTCACTCTTTGTGACCGTCACTGTTGTTTTTGTATGAAAAAGTACAGCATTAACATTGTCTaaaatctccttttgtgttccacagaaggaaGAAAATATAACATAATGGTGAATAATTGAGTAAAAATGGAATTAGAGATGCTTAGTGAcctcacttcctgtctcctgtCTCAGGTATGGGGCGAGTGAATCTTGTCCCGTTCCAGTCTCCAGTGACCAGCCCCAGAGACATGGCTCTAGCTGCCGTCATCTGCAGTGCGCTGGCCACAGTCCTGCTCGCCCTCTTCATCCTGTGTGTCATCTACTGTAAGAGACAACTGCTGGAGAAGAAACCAGGTGACGCACCACTGCTGAATCCTCTGATCTCTGTGCTTGTCAGTCTTTCAGTATAAGAAATGTGGTTTATGATTCTAAAGCTTTTGGAataattgtataatttataaaagtAGTCTCTTACgtttaccaaggctgcattttctttgatcaaaaatcagtaatattgtgaaatattattacaatttaaaataactgttttgtattataatgttttgaaaatgtaatttattcctgtgatgcaaagctgaattgatgaatagaaagttcaacagacaatataaaagtctttactgtcattttgatgcattcttgctgaatgaaagtattcatttcttaacTTACTGAGCCCAGACATTTGAGCagtaatttaagttaaataatatttatattatataaaattggTGTCTTTTATCATATTACTGTTGCTGCTATTTTATAAAAGCCACCTGACCTTGTGCTGTCCAGGGATTTTACCATGATTTGGGCTTTTTTAAtgcttgatttaaaaaaaagtaagaaagtACTTAACTGTTATCCTTTAAACTtcataacattttatatatttgttgttttgtgtGTCGATGTCTCAGTTTCATCGAGGTCACATGAAGGTCCTTACTTGGGTTCAGAGTTGTCTTGTCTGGATCGGCGAGTTCTGGAGTTTTCCCAGCGACCTTGTTGTCACTGCCGTCACGGATCAGGACAGACCTGCGGTGAGTTTCACACACCTTTCAGAAGTCTTACTAACACGCTGCTAAAGTGAGGTGTGACGAGGAACTGGAGCTCTTGGACGAGTCCAAACATGTCAGTTAGCCAGTAATTATCTGTCAGATGAGAATTTTATTAATCACACAGAGTTCTGGAGTGTCACGGCAGTGTTGATTGTCACGATACTAGATTCAAGTGTTGTTTGTTTTCCAGGTCCTGTCCACCTGATCCCGTCTCTGTGCTGCGATGACACCTGGAGCCAAAGCCGTGGCCGTGAGAGTCGCCCCTTTCACTCTCAGAGCAGTCTCAATGAAGGGTGGGTCCGTCAACCAGGAGATTTAACAGATTCATTCGACAAAATTCGGTCTATTTTcaacatacactactgtttaaaagtttggagtctgtatttatttgatccaaaatacagttgAAAAGCAATTATGACATATTTTTACAAGGCTACACATTCGCAAGGCTCTTTTAGCACCACCGTTCACTTCCACTCGCCCAGAAAAAGCACACAAGTTTTGacaaatgaatattaataaaatcGTGACATGTTTTTCACCAAACCGGGGTGATTAAATGactccttaaagggttagttcactcaaaaatgaaaattatgtcatttattactcgcccccctcatgccgttccacacccgtaagaccttcgttaatcttcggaacacaaattaagatatttttgttgaaatccgatggcttcgtgaggcctccatagggagcaatgacactctctcaagatccattaatttactaaaaacatatttaaatcagttcatgtgagtacagtggttctatcttaacattataaagtgacgagaatatttttggtgcgccaaaaaaacaaaataacgacttatatagtgatggccgatttcaaaacactgcttcaggaagcttcggagcattatgaatcagcgtatcgaatcatgattcggatcgcatgtcaaaccaccaaactgctgaaatcacctGACTTTGGTGCACtgaactgctgattcgacatgctgattcatgaagcttcatgaagcttaatggatcttgagagaggaaatgtctttGCTGGCTATgcaagcctcactgagccatcagatttcaacaaaaatatcttaatttgtgttccgaagattaacgaaggtcttacgggtgtggaacagcataaGGGTGAGAAATaagtgacattattttcatttttgggtgaattatcccttaaaCATCTCCATTGAACTCCATGAAATTTGACATCATAGTATGTTTTTGTCCCAACAGACTGGTGAACCCATCACTGGGAAGCAGCCAGGCAGAAGTAGGGTGTGCACCTGATGAGGCCTGGCCGCTCGTTCAGACCAGTGCAACCACAGAAGATCTCCAGAATGCCACACAAAAGGAAGAGGACGAGGAGCGAGACCCAAACAGTCGGCTTCTACTGCAACAGCTGTCTGCAACTGAAGGTGAGTGATGCTATGCGATGAAACGAATTACACTGGAATTagtccaaagtgacttacagaAGTTATTACAGGGACAAACTCTCTGTGAATCATCACAACTCTCAcaacactatgttgctgtcagggttggaaagacatgaggctcagaaaatgacagaattttcatttttaggtgaactaacatgaataaacaatgaacaacacTTTTGTATACTATGCATAATTtaccaacatgttctccaaccaatacgcctaTATAGGTAATTTGTCACTTCCTTGAAATATGACCCATAAGAGCGTTTACtaaaagttgcgcccctatcgacaacgggacactttcattttaatgcgttgttcccttttatctgcgtcatattACGGGTTTCGTGTAGCTCAAtcggcagagcattgcaatatataactatatgcaatcatgtgatcatgcgatcaTTGGTTCGATCCCTTGGAACGCATGTGCTCAAAGTCTATATGCACTAAATCACTGAGGGCAGGTTTAGGGATGGGGGTGgttgtagtcgttaataaaaaaaattagttttgctaaatggaaataggacaaatgatataaaaagtccacacattgcatttaaattaacATACATTTTGATTGATAACGAgagtcatacgtcatttcatgatgaCGACTAGAGGGTGcattactttaaaatgtaaatataggtcttaaaacgacctatagggtcgttttttttttggaggacagtctctaATATACTattgttcctgtttgttcattATACATTACTAATAAATgtcttaaattaaattaaaagccattataaatgactaatgttaatttatttaaattcaaatgttaaaaatgcaCACTACAATTCAAAAAGTTTGTGTCAGTAAGTTTTAAATGAATACAAGGacacattaatttgatcaaaattgactTATAATGTcctatttataaaatattttgtataaaagtttttaaaactttcttttcatcaaaaaatcctgaaaaaaaaaaaaagttagcaCAGTTtccatgaaaatattaaatagaaaagtcattttaagttgtaataatatttcacaatattactgttttactgtatttttgatcaaataaatatacGCTACTGTGCAAAactttggggtcggtaagattttatGTCGAAATGAACATTAGCCAGGATTAACAATCGCTGTAAAATGattattcattgttagttcaaaCAAATTTAACCTTACTGTAAGGTGTTGCTAAaatcaaaatcatttaaaaaataaataaaataagtctGCAATGGATGGGTTTCTCATTAATTTGCTCCAGAAGCTGAACTATATTAACAAACTCAAAGTTTCACAGCAGAATTTACATAGTTTTCATTTGGCTCACATCTTGAATTCTAAGATGTTGAAACACTCTGCTTCTGTGTTCGTTTATGAGAGCCAAAGTAAATGAGCGACTGACAAACTGTCTATGTCGTCAAGAGCCGAGGGTGGTGTGTGTAAACACTTGCGATCGCAGGAAACAAAAGCCTTGTGGTGAAAAGCTGAACATGAAAGGAACAAATTATTCAATTTCCTTTGAAACACATAAAAGGGCCTTTTGACTGTCAAACAATATGCTGGTGTGAAACACGTGAAGTCATGCCTTTCCTACTTTGTTACCCTTCAAAATGTCACCAAATAGAATTATATGGTTACATagatttctgtttttgtttcaagtATTTAACATTGACGTGTGAGATTATGATCCAAAAAGGAAGCTGAcagtagttaaaaaaaaaaaaaaagttctctcATCATGTTCCAAATCTTTTTTGGGAATGAACAAGGAGAAATTTGTTCAGAATGTTATGGctgttgttttctttataatgaaatgaATAGGGACTggggctgtcaagctccaaaatgactaaaaaaaacCCTCCATAAAAGTAGTTCAAATGTACAAAGGCCTGTTGTGGGGGGAAATTGTTTGTAGCCTGACTTGTTTGATTAGTTTGTTCCCACATTTTAGTTAAACTGTGGCCACATTGTCCTTATTTGTTCTCTCATTTTAATTTAGCTCAAGCATAAAacaagggaatgaattagtacaACATGGCCAAAATTTACTTTGAGGGACAGACCACTCAAAAATGAGTTTTTTACTCCCTCTcattgttgttccaaacctgtatgacgttctttcttctgtggaacacaaacagAGATatgatatacagtacagtccaaacgtttggaaccactaagatttttaatgtttttaaaagaagtttcgtctgctcaccaaagctacatttatttaattaaaaatacagtaaaaaaacagtaatattgtgaaatattattacaatttaaaataactgttttctatttgaatatatttcacaaagtaatttattcctgtgatgcaaagctgaattttcagcatcattactccagtcttcagtgtcacatgatccttcagaaatcattctaatatgctgatttgctgctcaagaaacatttaatgtgtacaattgtacaaaatatttgtgtacaatattattttcaggattatttggtgaatagaaagttcaaaagaacagtgtttatctgaaatctaatcttttgtaacattataaatgtctttactgccacttttgattgatttaatgcatccttgctgaataaaagtatccataatttcttttcaaaaaaataaaaataaaaattcttactgaccccaaacttttgaacggtagtgtataatgctacagaagctttgtatttcagataaatgctgttcttttgaactttctattcatcaaggaatcccgaaaaaaaagtacacaactgttttcaacattgaaaataatcataaatgtttcttgagcagcagatcagcatattagaatgatttctgaaggatcatgtgacactgaagactggagtaacgatgctgaaaattcagctttgcatcacaggaataaattactttgtgaaatatattaaaatagaaaacagttattttaaattgtaataatatttcacaatattactgtttttactgtatttttaattaaataaatgtagccgtagagagcagacgaaacttcttttaaaaacattaaaaatcttagtggttccaaacttttggactgtactgtatattcagTTCcctttgacttccattgtattttttgtccGTATAATGGAAGAATGGGAACCAAAACTGTttagttaccaacattcttcaaaatatcttctgttgTGTTTCACTGAAGATAGAAAGTCATacccctgacagcaacatagtgtcggcccagatccggcccacatctggtccgtGTGTAATCCACACAtataccagatgtgggccagatctgggccaaactatgttgctgtctgggacaggtttggaatgacgtgagggtgagtaaatgatgacagtatagtcattttttgggtggactattcCTTTAAACGAGGGAATACATAAGTAATCCAGTTTTTAATTTGGATGACGCCCTATTTCCCCCCTACATATGACGTGTgcttataatttttattttgacgTCAACTCATTTTGAGAGGGCATAAGATTTTCAGCAAaaaacaaagctgaatttaaatTTTGATCTATTCCTCACACAAAACCATTGTATGGCTCCAGAAGACATTATAGACTACTTTTTATtggtgctttttgtcatttCTGGAGCTTAAGGTCCTAatccccattcactttcattgtataaaaaaaaataagtgaactatctctttaagagaCAAGGCTTGCTCTTCTGTGCTAATTCACATAAATTAAGAGACTTCGTGAGACAAGTTTTAATTTACTCTGACTGATTCAGTGCCAAGCGATTAACATGTTTGTTCTTGCGCACTTTTTGTCTTGTTCCAGGATGACCTACTCTTATCTCACCTGTTGTTGGCCTCTGAGAGCCACTCTGGAGGTAGAAAGAGCAAAGGAAGATCCCACCTCAGATTACATCaggccacacacacactgaggaCGTGTGTTTTGCCGTCTTTCTCCAGCAGTGTGTGACGCTCGCCAACAGCGCTTTAAAGAGACTTTATTAATGTGTAAACAAAACCACTCGAGAAAAGATTCTCTCTTTTGTAAAGGAAGCACTAGACGTTTAGTTATTTACCCCAGCACTGACTACCTGTTCGGGTGGGTTGAAGTTAAGGTTTGGCTGCAGGTATTAGTTGCAGTCGACCTGAATGGCTTGCAGACTCTTTGCAGTACATTCCAGTTCCATAGATCAaactgtgcatgtgtgtgtgtgtgtgtgtgtgtgtgagatctCCAGTGTGCTGAATTGTAGATATTGTATTATAGGAAATAGAAGgacaatattttttataatgtagATACTCATCTTGTGCCTTCACTCTTGCTTTTTGTATTGATGGTTGGTGAACTCATAAAAACAATATGAATTTTGTGGCTCATCAAATTTGTAAATAAAACTTTACAAGATTTGCTTGagtgttttaatgaaaatataatgacatgcaaataataaaatgattaaatatacaAAGTCTAATATACAAAagcactgtatttttttttttttagatttttccaccttatttttcagtTAAGAGTGTGTGCGgccatttgtaattttaatgtgtCTGGCTTAGTGTCATTCGCTTCCAGTTACttttagctgtacaaaacagcttatgctgcttgatattgcaaactggtatttcttaccacattattttaatgtattgtctTAGTTTGTAGCGCAAACACTTTAATATTCTTCTCGTTATTTCCCCATAGCAGCTAATAAATCAGATGtctcgcacattcacagaaaacaccttaCTTCTAcgttgaaaaataaggtggatactcGGAGACCTGAGTAAATTCACATGATCCTTTTTGAGGACAAAAAGAAAATACAGTGTGTTTAATTACTATCCAAAAATATTAACCGTTTTTGTATCACATTTGAATCGTGAATATCACAAAAACATGTCTGGTAATATTTTTTCCCATAcatgtacatgtgtgtgtgtgtgtgtgtatatatatatatatatatatatatatatatatatatacacacacacacacacacacacacacacacacacacacacacacacacatgtccACTCTGTTCAGGGTCTCATTCTATTTTTGTTCGTCAAATGTCTGTGAAATTTGTTTAGATGGTCTCAATTGTTGAATCTTTTTATGGTCAAACTGGAGCTGTCAAGCGATTAATTAACACCTCGAATTTGGCTGATAAATTACACCCTAAAAgatcatttaaagtcattattgtgttaaatgacaaaagcatcaaatggacattacaaaaagtagctttagaaAATTTTCAccatagaatttattacacaaacttTTAGGCTTCAACGGCCATGAGGGCGAGCAAAtatcagaattttcattttagtgtaaactatacatttattttttattaatatggaaatctgaaaaaataaaaaaaaataaaaaaaataatactctaagaaactaaaactgccagaaGGTAAATGTCTAAAAGagtaagtcattgaatcattcatttattcgaTTTGTTCAGGAATGGCTCTCTTTATGAACGGGTCATTGAATTATTGGTGAATTATTGATTCGCTCAAAAcgcagattcattcagaaaggAAACACCGCTGTGTTGCTCGAAGGTTTTATAGgtaatattttcattgttaaaattgtgcaaaatcattgtctaaaatataacacaatattaaaCTTATTTAGGGAATATCACACTCGTGAATATTGCACTAGTGCTTTTCGGGAGAAAAACAGCACTTGTGTGTTCTTGCGCTCATTAcccgtgtgatattgcttaactataTCTTGATATTTATGAGACAAAAACTCatacaggggcatttttgccctgatatcttgaattttaggggCATATATAGGCTCCATCACACAGTGAGTTGTTGCCCTGCTTCATGTTCGTCACCAATCAACTGTATGAAATGTAAGATGAACTACATAGGTCTGCGATGGGGcgttaataatttaaaataaaacactttttttccccccataaccaattaattaagttaaattgacagccctagttcaAACAAATTTTTACAAGTTAAGAAATTTGCAGTTGAAAGTGAGAGGACAtttctatatatacatacatatttatttatacaaacacacacaagttcTTGATATGTTTTGTGAAATTCAGTAGCACAGATCATTCAATTTTGTTTcatgaatttatgaattcatcCCTTCTCAATACATCAATACATTAATAGTTGTAAAGACCAATTACAGCAGGGAAGATAAAGTCACACTGTTTAACATGAAACATGCTCATCTCTCAGCCCTCTGAGTCCATGATGAAGGTTTCAAAGTCAGGGTCCAGATCAGACACCAGGGCGTTGACAAAGTCCTCGATGGAGGGTCTTTTCTGCAACATGCCTggacatgaaacaagaggggcAAATTCCAGTTACGTACACGGAGTTTTAGCAGCATGATTTTCCTGCATCAATGACTTGTGTTTACCACTTTGCATTGAGTAATGTTAACTTCAAAGAAGTACTGTAAATCTGAGGAGCATTCACTATGGCAGTGAAGCAGTATAGGGCAGGGGTTTTATCTTTCCTGTGCTACATACATTATGACAATATCGTCTTCCACAGGTTGACACATTTCTGCTTCTGCCCTTCTCAGTAAACGCAGTGCAGCCAATAACAGTGTGCTGTCCTGCTAAACTGTGCACACTCGATTTACAATTCCTCTCTGCTGGCGCTTTGAAGTCTGCTCATTTCCCCTTGTAGAGCTGCCAATGTAAATAGGCCCTCCTCCCTTCCCCCTCTTTCCTGCACAGGTCAcctctaaaacacacacacacacacacacacacacacacacacacacagacacacagacacacacacacacacacacacacacacacacacacacacacacacgagtcCAAGTCCACACAGCAACAGGCTGCACTAAAATCTCATGCAACTCTGACCTGCAAACTCTGTATGTACATCTTTCCCAATTAATAATCTGCAAAACAAAACTAATTtaacaagattatatatatgagtcattgaaaaaaaacaaaaacattttcaatgtgtttttaaaaaaccTTTTCAAAACTGATGTCATGCATATTTTTGAGTCATGAACAATGCGTTTAAACAAGTTTCAGATGTTTAACATTTCAAagtttttaaattcattttttggcTGTCAGGCGGTACAACTAAATAGTTGTATGTATATACTGCAGTTGAACCACCTGACATAGAAAGTGAAGAGATCTACaaagcttttaaaactactgatacttataaaatgtgtttatatgaaagatttcaaacaaaaaatgatgCCATAGTCTTTAGATTTAAATTGTTTGTTATTAAGACaccattttaaatagttttctcATCTGTTTATTTGTTCGGACAGTTGCACCACCTGACATTTTGAggatttaaaataacaaaacttaaaataatatgtattatttaaaagcacaaaaattaattcaaactaAATCGGTTTTATAGAATAAAGTGATATgtcatgaatttatcaaattattttaaaaggacTTGGACACAAAAATATGCACATCATGTCGTTGACCCATATATACTGTACATCACAATCACAATAtggctttattattatttatcttcCTACAATTGTACAGAGCTCACAAGGGAACATGGGAGAAAAAATGTGAAATGGGaggaaaaattacatttcagtgttttttgCATTCGCAAAAATGttgcaaaatatttgtgttctcTCACAATAGTATTGAGTTCCCAGAGAAACATTGCGTTTTCTTGCAAAACATTTGAGTTCTCTCGCGTAACTATTGCGTTTCCCCGAAAAATGTTGCATTCTCTTGCAAAAGTATTGTTCCCTGAGAAACTCTGTTAATTcgaaaaaaaatctgcattctCTCGAAAAACATTTCATTCTGTCTCAAAACTATTGTGTTCcccgaatatatatatataaatttttccTCCAACCTTATTTTATTTCCATGACAAAGGCTTTGTGAACTTTTCCTTCcatttcatattttcttttccatcaccatgtccccTTAGGTGGATTTTTAAGCATAAGCTGCTAAATAGGTGGTTTCTAACCTACTGGGTATGAAAAATAAGGAGAGACTAGTACTActaaaaggaaagaaagaaagaaagaaagaaagaaagaaagaaagaaagaaagaaagaaagaaagaaagaaaatacaaaGAATTGCTGGCATCAGTAAGTAGTCCAACCTCAAGCTGTACTCATGTTTTCTTCAGCTGAATGCTACAGCCACAGATGCTGTTCAGAGAGCTAAAGATGTAACGCCGACTATTTCTTTAGTCTCTGAATGGATCACACTAGGACTAGACGTCTCCAACTTCAATAGCACTTTCTATAATGATGTTCATTTCCTGAGTTCACTCTAGAGGGGATTCAGACTACAAGCCTATCCAGACTCACATTTTTTTcgttttaaaaaacatatacaAATAAAGACCCGTAGCCAGTGAAAATAAAGATATAAGATAAATGTGAAGGAATAAGCTTCCCATTCCTGATGTTAAAACATTTGgctatattatttgttttctctGAGCTCTTGAAagattgaataaaaataaactggAGCAATTACAATGTGTGAATGTTTGTGTTCAATCTTATAACTATTAAGCTTACCAAGGCCTTTTGAATGCCTAAAACTGTGTTTTTtgctctgtaaaaaaaaaaaaaaaaaaaagcttgtttCGAAATTTCGTTAgcttattt
Proteins encoded in this window:
- the tnfrsf19 gene encoding tumor necrosis factor receptor superfamily member 19, producing the protein MWERPFRMPQARILSGFTLHRILVLPLCVMFAVMAEERRDCREQEYKDKFGSCIPCRQCDAGQELSKECGFGYGEDAQCVPCRASRFKEDRSLQKCKPCLDCSLLNRFQKGNCSTMNNAICGDCLPGFYRKTKLSGFQDMECIPCGDPPPPYEPHCMGRVNLVPFQSPVTSPRDMALAAVICSALATVLLALFILCVIYCKRQLLEKKPVSSRSHEGPYLGSELSCLDRRVLEFSQRPCCHCRHGSGQTCGPVHLIPSLCCDDTWSQSRGRESRPFHSQSSLNEGLVNPSLGSSQAEVGCAPDEAWPLVQTSATTEDLQNATQKEEDEERDPNSRLLLQQLSATEG